In Oncorhynchus gorbuscha isolate QuinsamMale2020 ecotype Even-year linkage group LG02, OgorEven_v1.0, whole genome shotgun sequence, a single genomic region encodes these proteins:
- the LOC123998725 gene encoding zinc finger RNA-binding protein-like isoform X5, with the protein MATGSRTPRPSPPPPHRHTSYQYTLKRNNMNLCMRQMRCDSSFAIRWRRCALTLDNYSYGRLPAATSYENKQYYQASIAPAHRTPTEAYYQTGVKSGYSPVSTVYSQPPPPQTLKPLAPASSASTSYNIYPVSTSVQQPPISSYTPCSSFSSTAGTYSGVSYSTYDSSGYTSTPSYYQPAQLPQPQPPPQQSHPPPKQLTSSSWSNAGSNMVAAPTVNAYKKPMFHQNKLQKPKAPPKQPQLHYCDICKISCAGPQTYREHLEGQKHKKKDAALKSGSVGGSNGPRGIQTQLRCELCDIACTGVDAYAAHIRGAKHQKVVKLHTKLGKPIPSTEPVLVNNAPIISTSTAGKTTPIIVTATAPVAPPKLVVVKATKAPAPVKKPVTPKITLLANKPATPPVAKENEAKQSATASKSETTSDDEDGDGVGRQGDVQPVGHDYVEEVRNDDGKVIRFHCKLCECSFNDPNAKDMHLKGRRHRLQYKKKVNPELPVEIKPSNRARKLQEGKLRKQKAVLKRQRDDEQRWHLEMRSEPDGSWHTEMSRYEEDMYWRRREEEQLYWGEQRHMMAPPPLMSRPGMPVPPLLQPVRRPDSPDDRHIMAKHSTIYPVEEELQAVQRIVSHTERALKLVSVSLLEKEPPSAAPSAAPSAAPSAAPSAATEAATEADAGEKGPDNQAARMLKGVMRVGILAKGLLLHGDRNVELILLAAKKPTLSLLKDIAEQLPKEMAPFSEDQYEVKAHPEEANIVIFSSKEPKMQVTISLTSPLMREDPAPDKEEKAGDKAAEKGVPEKDPADVLNQNKCLEYLAALRHAKWFQARANGLQSCVIIIRVLRDLCQRVPTWGKMPSWAMELLVEKAISSATGPLSPGEAMRRVLECIATGILLPDGPGLLDPCEKHQTNALWSMTKQAREDITASAQHALRLLAFRQIHKVLGMDSLPASKASARNRKRRRDGSETGEGEVKKDKKEDTEEVDA; encoded by the exons ATGGCTACCGGCAGCCGGACCCCACGCCCCAGCCCACCACCACCCCACAGACATACCAGCTACCAATATACACTGAAACG gaacaacatgaatttATGCATGAGGCAGATGCGGTGCGACTCGAGTTTCGCCATCAGGTGGAGACGGTGTGCCCTcactctg GATAACTACAGTTACGGACGCCTGCCTGCAGCCACTAGTTATGAGAATAAGCAATACTACCAGGCTAGTATAGCTCCAGCCCATCGGACACCAACAGAAGCTTACTACCAGACAG GCGTGAAGAGTGGCTACAGTCCAGTCAGCACAGTATACAGCCAGCCGCCACCACCACAGACTTTAAAGCCTCTGGCCCCTGCCAGCTCAGCGTCCACCAGCTACAACATCTACCCAGTGTCCACCAGTGTACAGCAGCCCCCCATCTCGTCTTACACCCCCTGCTCGTCCTTCAGCTCCACAGCTGGCACCTACTCTG GCGTCAGCTACTCTACTTATGATTCAAGTGGCTACACTTCCACCCCCTCATACTACCAGCCTGCCCAGCTACCTCAGCCCCAGCCGCCCCCCCAGCAGTCCCATCCGCCTCCCAAGCAGCTCACCAGCTCCTCCTGGAGCAATGCGGGCAGCAACATGGTGGCTGCTCCCACGGTCAACGCCTACAAGAAGCCCATGTTCCACCAGAACAAGCTTCAGAAGCCGAAAGCACCGCCCAAGCAACCCCAGCTGCACTACTGCGACATCTGCAAGATCAGCTGTGCTGGACCGCAG ACGTACCGAGAGCACCTCGAGGGCCAGAAGCACAAGAAGAAGGATGCAGCTCTGAAATCTGGCAGCGTGGGGGGGAGCAACGGGCCCCGGGGGATTCAGACCCAGCTACGCTGTGAACTATGTGACATTGCCTGCACTGGCGTAGACGCGTACGCTGCCCATATCCGAGGGGCCAAGCACCAGAAG GTGGTGAAGCTCCACACCAAACTAGGCAAACCTATACCTTCAACTGAGCCTGTTTTAGTGAACAATGCTCCAATTATCTCAACGTCGACAGCTGGGAAGACAACCCCTATCATtgttacggcaactgctccggTAGCGCCACCCAAACTGGTGGTCGTAAAAGCCACCAAGGCCCCAGCACCTGTGAAGAAGCCAGTCACACCCAAAATAACCCTTCTTG CCAACAAGCCGGCCACCCCTCCAGTAGCCAAGGAGAATGAAGCCAAGCAGTCAGCAACAGCGTCAAAGAGTGAGACCACGAGTGACGATGAGGACGGGGATGGAGTGGGGAGGCAGGGTGACGTCCAGCCTGTAGGACATGACTATGTGGAGGAG GTGCGTAATGATGATGGGAAGGTAATTCGCTTCCACTGTAAACTCTGTGAATGCAGTTTCAATGACCCCAATGCTAAAGACATGCACCTGAAGGGACGCAGGCACCGGCTGCAGTACAAG AAGAAGGTGAACCCAGAGCTGCCGGTGGAGATCAAGCCCAGTAATCGGGCCAGGAAGCTGCAAGAGGGCAAACTGAGGAAGCAGAAGGCTGTGCTGAAGAGACAGCGGGATGACGAGCAGCGCTGGCACTTGGAGATGAGGTCAGAGCCAGACGGCAGCTGGCACACAGAGATGAG CCGCTATGAGGAGGACATgtactggaggaggagggaggaggagcagtTGTACTGGGGGGAGCAGAGGCACATGATGGCCCCCCCTCCACTCATGAGCCGGCCCGGCATGCCAGTTCCCCCCCTACTG CAGCCTGTGCGTCGGCCGGACTCCCCAGACGACCGTCACATCATGGCCAAACACTCCACCATCTACCCTGTGGAGGAGGAGTTGCAGGCGGTGCAGAGAATCGTCTCCCACACTGAGAGAGCCCTCAAACTggtgtctgtctccctgctgGAGAAAGAGCCTCCGTCGGCTGCTCCGTCGGCTGCTCCGTCGGCTGCTCCGTCGGCTGCTCCGTCGGCTGCTACAGAGGCTGCTACAGAGGCTGATGCTGGAGAGAAAGG ACCGGACAACCAGGCGGCCCGTATGCTGAAGGGGGTGATGAGGGTGGGCATCCTGGCCAAGGGCCTGCTGCTCCATGGGGATAGGAACGTGGAGCTCATTCTGCTGGCTGCCAAGAAGCCCACCCTCTCTCTGCTGAAGGACATTGCTGAGCAGCTGCCCAAAGAAATGGCG CCATTTTCTGAAGATCAGTATGAGGTGAAGGCTCACCCTGAGGAAGCCAACATCGTGATTTTTTCGAGCAAGGAGCCAAAAATGCAGGTCACCATCTCTCTAACCTCGCCACTGATGAGGGAGGACCCTGCCCCTGACAAGGAGGAAAAGGCAGGAGACAAAGCGGCTGAGAAAG GGGTGCCTGAGAAAGACCCTGCTGATGTTCTGAACCAGAACAAGTGCCTGGAATACCTAGCTGCTCTGAGACACGCCAAGTGGTTCCAG GCTCGTGCCAATGGTCTTCAGTCCTGTGTGATCATCATTAGAGTGTTACGGGATCTTTGCCAGCGAGTGCCAACCTGGGGCAAGATGCCATCCTGG GCTATGGAGCTGCTGGTAGAGAAGGCCATCAGCAGTGCCACAGGGCCCCTCAGCCCAGGGGAAGCCATGCGTAGGGTCCTGGAATGTATCGCTACTGGCATCCTACTGCCAG ACGGTCCTGGACTGCTGGACCCCTGTGAGAAACACCAAACCAATGCTCTGTGGAGCATGACCAAACAAGCCAGGGAAGACATTACTGCCAGCGCACAG CATGCTCTGCGACTGCTGGCGTTCCGTCAGATCCACAAGGTTCTGGGGATGGACTCCCTGCCGGCGTCCAAGGCCAGCGCTCGGAACCGCAAGCGCAGAAGGGACGGGAgcgagactggagagggggaggtCAAGAAAGACAAGAAGGAGGATACAGAAGAGGTGGATGCTTGA
- the LOC123998725 gene encoding zinc finger RNA-binding protein-like isoform X3, with the protein MAASNYYGFTHGAGPQYSVQPPPAYAHPTTASYNVQPAPAVAHAVTASYAPAPAQPARPVASAYPVAYQTHATPPDYGYRQPDPTPQPTTTPQTYQLPIYTETDNYSYGRLPAATSYENKQYYQASIAPAHRTPTEAYYQTGVKSGYSPVSTVYSQPPPPQTLKPLAPASSASTSYNIYPVSTSVQQPPISSYTPCSSFSSTAGTYSGVSYSTYDSSGYTSTPSYYQPAQLPQPQPPPQQSHPPPKQLTSSSWSNAGSNMVAAPTVNAYKKPMFHQNKLQKPKAPPKQPQLHYCDICKISCAGPQTYREHLEGQKHKKKDAALKSGSVGGSNGPRGIQTQLRCELCDIACTGVDAYAAHIRGAKHQKVVKLHTKLGKPIPSTEPVLVNNAPIISTSTAGKTTPIIVTATAPVAPPKLVVVKATKAPAPVKKPVTPKITLLANKPATPPVAKENEAKQSATASKSETTSDDEDGDGVGRQGDVQPVGHDYVEEVRNDDGKVIRFHCKLCECSFNDPNAKDMHLKGRRHRLQYKKKVNPELPVEIKPSNRARKLQEGKLRKQKAVLKRQRDDEQRWHLEMSRYEEDMYWRRREEEQLYWGEQRHMMAPPPLMSRPGMPVPPLLQPVRRPDSPDDRHIMAKHSTIYPVEEELQAVQRIVSHTERALKLVSVSLLEKEPPSAAPSAAPSAAPSAAPSAATEAATEADAGEKGPDNQAARMLKGVMRVGILAKGLLLHGDRNVELILLAAKKPTLSLLKDIAEQLPKEMAPFSEDQYEVKAHPEEANIVIFSSKEPKMQVTISLTSPLMREDPAPDKEEKAGDKAAEKGVPEKDPADVLNQNKCLEYLAALRHAKWFQARANGLQSCVIIIRVLRDLCQRVPTWGKMPSWAMELLVEKAISSATGPLSPGEAMRRVLECIATGILLPDGPGLLDPCEKHQTNALWSMTKQAREDITASAQHALRLLAFRQIHKVLGMDSLPASKASARNRKRRRDGSETGEGEVKKDKKEDTEEVDA; encoded by the exons ATGGCTGCAAGCAATTATTATGGATTCACGCATGGTGCCGGTCCTCAGTACAG CGTTCAGCCTCCACCAGCCTATGCCCATCCCACCACAGCCAGCTACAATGTCCAGCCGGCCCCTGCCGTGGCCCATGCAGTGACTGCCTCCTATGCCCCTGCCCCTGCACAACCAGCCAGGCCCGTTGCCTCTGCCTACCCGGTGGCCTACCAGACCCACGCTACCCCCCCAGACTATGGCTACCGGCAGCCGGACCCCACGCCCCAGCCCACCACCACCCCACAGACATACCAGCTACCAATATACACTGAAACG GATAACTACAGTTACGGACGCCTGCCTGCAGCCACTAGTTATGAGAATAAGCAATACTACCAGGCTAGTATAGCTCCAGCCCATCGGACACCAACAGAAGCTTACTACCAGACAG GCGTGAAGAGTGGCTACAGTCCAGTCAGCACAGTATACAGCCAGCCGCCACCACCACAGACTTTAAAGCCTCTGGCCCCTGCCAGCTCAGCGTCCACCAGCTACAACATCTACCCAGTGTCCACCAGTGTACAGCAGCCCCCCATCTCGTCTTACACCCCCTGCTCGTCCTTCAGCTCCACAGCTGGCACCTACTCTG GCGTCAGCTACTCTACTTATGATTCAAGTGGCTACACTTCCACCCCCTCATACTACCAGCCTGCCCAGCTACCTCAGCCCCAGCCGCCCCCCCAGCAGTCCCATCCGCCTCCCAAGCAGCTCACCAGCTCCTCCTGGAGCAATGCGGGCAGCAACATGGTGGCTGCTCCCACGGTCAACGCCTACAAGAAGCCCATGTTCCACCAGAACAAGCTTCAGAAGCCGAAAGCACCGCCCAAGCAACCCCAGCTGCACTACTGCGACATCTGCAAGATCAGCTGTGCTGGACCGCAG ACGTACCGAGAGCACCTCGAGGGCCAGAAGCACAAGAAGAAGGATGCAGCTCTGAAATCTGGCAGCGTGGGGGGGAGCAACGGGCCCCGGGGGATTCAGACCCAGCTACGCTGTGAACTATGTGACATTGCCTGCACTGGCGTAGACGCGTACGCTGCCCATATCCGAGGGGCCAAGCACCAGAAG GTGGTGAAGCTCCACACCAAACTAGGCAAACCTATACCTTCAACTGAGCCTGTTTTAGTGAACAATGCTCCAATTATCTCAACGTCGACAGCTGGGAAGACAACCCCTATCATtgttacggcaactgctccggTAGCGCCACCCAAACTGGTGGTCGTAAAAGCCACCAAGGCCCCAGCACCTGTGAAGAAGCCAGTCACACCCAAAATAACCCTTCTTG CCAACAAGCCGGCCACCCCTCCAGTAGCCAAGGAGAATGAAGCCAAGCAGTCAGCAACAGCGTCAAAGAGTGAGACCACGAGTGACGATGAGGACGGGGATGGAGTGGGGAGGCAGGGTGACGTCCAGCCTGTAGGACATGACTATGTGGAGGAG GTGCGTAATGATGATGGGAAGGTAATTCGCTTCCACTGTAAACTCTGTGAATGCAGTTTCAATGACCCCAATGCTAAAGACATGCACCTGAAGGGACGCAGGCACCGGCTGCAGTACAAG AAGAAGGTGAACCCAGAGCTGCCGGTGGAGATCAAGCCCAGTAATCGGGCCAGGAAGCTGCAAGAGGGCAAACTGAGGAAGCAGAAGGCTGTGCTGAAGAGACAGCGGGATGACGAGCAGCGCTGGCACTTGGAGATGAG CCGCTATGAGGAGGACATgtactggaggaggagggaggaggagcagtTGTACTGGGGGGAGCAGAGGCACATGATGGCCCCCCCTCCACTCATGAGCCGGCCCGGCATGCCAGTTCCCCCCCTACTG CAGCCTGTGCGTCGGCCGGACTCCCCAGACGACCGTCACATCATGGCCAAACACTCCACCATCTACCCTGTGGAGGAGGAGTTGCAGGCGGTGCAGAGAATCGTCTCCCACACTGAGAGAGCCCTCAAACTggtgtctgtctccctgctgGAGAAAGAGCCTCCGTCGGCTGCTCCGTCGGCTGCTCCGTCGGCTGCTCCGTCGGCTGCTCCGTCGGCTGCTACAGAGGCTGCTACAGAGGCTGATGCTGGAGAGAAAGG ACCGGACAACCAGGCGGCCCGTATGCTGAAGGGGGTGATGAGGGTGGGCATCCTGGCCAAGGGCCTGCTGCTCCATGGGGATAGGAACGTGGAGCTCATTCTGCTGGCTGCCAAGAAGCCCACCCTCTCTCTGCTGAAGGACATTGCTGAGCAGCTGCCCAAAGAAATGGCG CCATTTTCTGAAGATCAGTATGAGGTGAAGGCTCACCCTGAGGAAGCCAACATCGTGATTTTTTCGAGCAAGGAGCCAAAAATGCAGGTCACCATCTCTCTAACCTCGCCACTGATGAGGGAGGACCCTGCCCCTGACAAGGAGGAAAAGGCAGGAGACAAAGCGGCTGAGAAAG GGGTGCCTGAGAAAGACCCTGCTGATGTTCTGAACCAGAACAAGTGCCTGGAATACCTAGCTGCTCTGAGACACGCCAAGTGGTTCCAG GCTCGTGCCAATGGTCTTCAGTCCTGTGTGATCATCATTAGAGTGTTACGGGATCTTTGCCAGCGAGTGCCAACCTGGGGCAAGATGCCATCCTGG GCTATGGAGCTGCTGGTAGAGAAGGCCATCAGCAGTGCCACAGGGCCCCTCAGCCCAGGGGAAGCCATGCGTAGGGTCCTGGAATGTATCGCTACTGGCATCCTACTGCCAG ACGGTCCTGGACTGCTGGACCCCTGTGAGAAACACCAAACCAATGCTCTGTGGAGCATGACCAAACAAGCCAGGGAAGACATTACTGCCAGCGCACAG CATGCTCTGCGACTGCTGGCGTTCCGTCAGATCCACAAGGTTCTGGGGATGGACTCCCTGCCGGCGTCCAAGGCCAGCGCTCGGAACCGCAAGCGCAGAAGGGACGGGAgcgagactggagagggggaggtCAAGAAAGACAAGAAGGAGGATACAGAAGAGGTGGATGCTTGA